A stretch of the Vigna radiata var. radiata cultivar VC1973A chromosome 7, Vradiata_ver6, whole genome shotgun sequence genome encodes the following:
- the LOC106769269 gene encoding sugar carrier protein C: MPAVGGISSGGSKAYPGSLTPFVTVTCIVAAMGGLIFGYDIGISGGVTSMDPFLKKFFPSVYNKKNLDKTTNQYCQYDSATLTMFTSSLYLAALLSSLVASTITRRFGRKLSMLFGGVLFLVGALINGFAQGVWMLIVGRILLGFGIGFANQSVPLYLSEMAPYKYRGALNIGFQLSITVGILVANVLNYFFAKIHGGWGWRLSLGGAMVPALIITIGSLVLPDTPNSMIERGDREKARAQLQRVRGVSDVDEEFNDLVEASEASLQVEHPWRNLLQRKYRPHLTMAVLIPFFQQLTGINVIMFYAPVLFSSIGFKDDAALMSAVITGVVNVVATCVSIYGVDKWGRRALFLEGGVQMLICQAVVAAAIGAKFGTDGNPGDLPKWYAIVVVLFICIYVSAFAWSWGPLGWLVPSEIFPLEIRSAAQSINVSVNMFFTFVIAQIFLTMLCHMKFGLFIFFAFFVLVMTIFIFFFLPETKGIPIEEMSQVWRAHPFWSRFVEHEDHGNGVEMGKGPLKV; this comes from the exons ATGCCGGCGGTGGGAGGAATTAGCAGCGGAGGGAGTAAGGCTTACCCTGGGAGCCTCACTCCTTTCGTGACAGTAACATGCATAGTTGCAGCCATGGGTGGTTTGATCTTCGGTTACGACATCGGAATTTCAG GTGGGGTCACGTCCATGGATCCGTTTCTGAAGAAGTTTTTCCCGTCGGTGTACAATAAGAAGAACTTGGATAAAACGACGAACCAGTACTGCCAATACGACAGCGCGACACTCACGATGTTCACCTCGTCGCTGTACCTGGCGGCGCTGCTGTCGTCCCTGGTTGCCTCCACCATCACGCGGCGGTTCGGTCGGAAACTCTCCATGCTTTTCGGTGGCGTGCTTTTCCTTGTCGGTGCTCTCATAAACGGTTTCGCCCAAGGAGTGTGGATGCTCATCGTGGGTCGGATCTTGCTCGGGTTCGGTATCGGCTTCGCCAATCAG TCTGTGCCGCTCTACCTGTCTGAGATGGCTCCATACAAGTACAGAGGAGCATTGAACATTGGCTTCCAACTGTCAATCACGGTTGGAATACTTGTGGCCAATGTGTTGAACTACTTCTTTGCCAAAATCCATGGTGGTTGGGGATGGAGGTTGAGTTTGGGTGGAGCTATGGTCCCTGCCCTTATAATCACAATTGGATCACTAGTCCTTCCAGACACTCCCAATTCCATGATTGAAAGGGGTGATCGTGAGAAAGCCAGGGCCCAGCTTCAGAGAGTCCGTGGTGTGAGTGATGTTGATGAAGAGTTCAATGATTTAGTTGAAGCTAGTGAAGCTTCACTCCAAGTGGAGCACCCGTGGAGGAACTTGTTGCAAAGAAAGTACAGACCCCACCTCACTATGGCAGTGTTGATTCCGTTTTTCCAGCAACTTACTGGAATCAATGTCATCATGTTTTACGCTCCTGTCCTGTTCAGCTCCATTGGGTTTAAGGACGATGCTGCTCTAATGTCAGCTGTGATCACTGGTGTTGTCAACGTTGTTGCAACTTGTGTCTCAATTTATGGTGTTGATAAGTGGGGTAGGAGAGCCCTTTTCCTTGAAGGTGGTGTTCAAATGCTCATTTGCCAG GCCGTGGTTGCAGCAGCGATTGGAGCCAAGTTTGGAACTGACGGGAACCCTGGTGATTTGCCAAAGTGGTATGCAATTGTTGTGGTTCTCTTCATCTGCATTTACGTATCAGCATTTGCCTGGTCATGGGGTCCCCTAGGGTGGTTGGTGCCCAGTGAAATCTTTCCATTGGAGATTCGTTCGGCAGCTCAAAGTATCAACGTGTCCGTGAACATGTTCTTCACTTTTGTGATAGCGCAAATCTTCCTGACAATGCTTTGCCACATGAAGTTTGGCTTGTTCATCTTCTTTGCCTTCTTTGTGTTGGTGATGactatcttcattttcttcttcttgcctGAAACCAAGGGCATTCCAATTGAAGAAATGAGCCAAGTTTGGAGGGCACACCCGTTCTGGTCCAGATTCGTTGAACATGAAGATCATGGCAATGGTGTTGAAATGGGCAAAGGGCCTTTAAAAGTGTAG